A stretch of the Aegilops tauschii subsp. strangulata cultivar AL8/78 chromosome 4, Aet v6.0, whole genome shotgun sequence genome encodes the following:
- the LOC109732288 gene encoding putative protease Do-like 14 isoform X1, which yields MFRNPRRAALLLAAGAAAAGAGRLLDRGDSATVVTVSASAPLRHLLSTAATGLFSSNPLFAPWQGDFTGSFPILNSFASASVPPANLSNHASGGNSDDSRCCPGCLGRNSIANAAAAVGPAVVNISCMQENGWLREKSLGSGTIIDPDGTILTCAHLVTDFQSTKPGLKGKVSVSLQDGREFEGVVLNFDHHSDIAVLKIKSKTPLPAARLGSSCKLRPGDWVVALGCPLSLQNTVTAGIVSCVDRKSSDLGLGGIRREYLQTDCAINIGNSGGPLVNLDGEIIGVNVMKLRDADGLSFSVPIDYVVKIVEHFKKNGRVVRPWLGLKMLDLNPMVIAQLKERSSSFPDVSKGVLVPMVTPGSPAERAGFAPGDVVTEFDGKPVETIKEIIGIMGDKVGVPFKVLVKRANNVPVTLTVTPEEADASR from the exons ATGTTCCgcaacccgcgccgcgccgccctactcctcgccgccggcgccgccgcagcGGGAGCCGGGCGCCTCCTCGACCGCGGCGACTCCGCCACGGTCGTCACCGTGTCTGCCTCCGCGCCGCTCCGCCATCTCCTGTCCACCGCCGCCACGGGGCTCTTCTCCAGCAACCCCCTCTTCGCGCCGTGGCAAG GGGATTTTACAGGGAGTTTCCCTATACTAAACTCTTTTGCATCTGCATCGGTTCCACCCGCAAACCTGAGCAACCATGCCTCTGGTGGAAACTCTGATGATTCGAGATGTTGCCCAGGATGTCTAGGCAGAAACTCAATTGCCAATGCTGCAGCTGCAGTTGGTCCTGCTGTGGTGAATATTTCTTGTATGCAAG AAAATGGATGGTTGCGAGAGAAGAGCCTTGGATCAGGGACTATAATAGATCCAGATGGGACCATATTGACATGTGCCCATCTTGTTACAGATTTTCAAAGCACAAAACCAGGTCTAAAGGGGAAG GTTAGTGTGAGTTTACAAGATGGTCGGGAATTTGAAGGCGTAGTTCTCAATTTTGACCACCACTCAGATATCGCTGTTCTGAAGATCAAGTCCAAGACACCTTTACCAGCTGCAAGACTTGGATCCTCATGTAAGCTTCGACCAGGTGACTGGGTTGTTGCTTTGGGCTGCCCACTTTCTCTTCAGAATACAGTTACAGCTGGCATTGTAAG TTGTGTTGACCGGAAAAGTAGTGATCTGGGTCTTGGAGGAATACGAAGGGAGTATCTGCAAACAGATTGTGCCATCAATATC GGTAACTCTGGAGGTCCTCTTGTGAACCTCGATGGCGAGATCATTGGAGTTAATGTGATGAAACTTAGGGATGCTGATGGTTTGAGCTTTTCAGTACCGATTGACTATGTCGTGAAAATAGTGGAGCACTTCAAGAAAAATGG GAGAGTTGTACGCCCGTGGCTTGGTTTGAAGATGCTTGATCTTAATCCAATGGTCATTGCGCAACTTAAAGAAAGATCAAGTTCTTTCCCAGATGTAAGCAAAGGTGTGCTTGTTCCAATG GTTACACCAGGCTCGCCAGCCGAACGTGCAGGATTTGCTCCTGGGGACGTAGTCACTGAATTTGATGGTAAACCAGTGGAAACGATCAAAGAG ATCATTGGTATCATGGGGGACAAGGTTGGAGTGCCATTTAAAGTTCTTGTTAAAAGGGCGAACAATGTACCTGTGACTTTGACAGTTACGCCAGAGGAAGCAGATGCCAGCAGGTGA
- the LOC109732289 gene encoding uncharacterized protein, translated as MMVSKEIILEVALKGFANFFKESSDEDYRTHREAHGVPAIYFSTSQIANFDWSIWMPHIAIKKDYRFINIVEEEDEVSQMYMIAPLDLHFSILYNVLKKHVTDDADYKASYLSRFGAAAASLSLS; from the exons ATGATGGTATCAAAAGAGATCATACTAGAGGTTGCTCTCAAgggatttgccaa TTTTTTCAAGGAATCAAGCGACGAGGATTATAGGACACATAGAGAAGCTCATGGAGTACCAGCAATCTATTTCAGTACCTCTCAAATTGCTAATTTTGATTGGTCCATATGGATGCCTCACATAGCAATAAAGAAGGATTATAGGTTCATTAATATAGTTGAAGAGGAAGACGAG GTTAGCCAGATGTATATGATTGCACCACTTGATCTGCACTTCTCTATATTATATAATGTACTGAAGAAGCATGTCACAGATGATGCGGACTACAAAGCAAGTTATCTTAGCAG ATTTGGTGCAGCGgccgcctctctctctctctcttga
- the LOC109732288 gene encoding putative protease Do-like 14 isoform X2 has protein sequence MFRNPRRAALLLAAGAAAAGAGRLLDRGDSATVVTVSASAPLRHLLSTAATGLFSSNPLFAPWQGDFTGSFPILNSFASASVPPANLSNHASGGNSDDSRCCPGCLGRNSIANAAAAVGPAVVNISCMQENGWLREKSLGSGTIIDPDGTILTCAHLVTDFQSTKPGLKGKVSVSLQDGREFEGVVLNFDHHSDIAVLKIKSKTPLPAARLGSSCKLRPGDWVVALGCPLSLQNTVTAGIVSCVDRKSSDLGLGGIRREYLQTDCAINIGNSGGPLVNLDGEIIGVNVMKLRDADGLSFSVPIDYVVKIVEHFKKNGRVVRPWLGLKMLDLNPMVIAQLKERSSSFPDVSKGVLVPMWITRLHQARQPNVQDLLLGT, from the exons ATGTTCCgcaacccgcgccgcgccgccctactcctcgccgccggcgccgccgcagcGGGAGCCGGGCGCCTCCTCGACCGCGGCGACTCCGCCACGGTCGTCACCGTGTCTGCCTCCGCGCCGCTCCGCCATCTCCTGTCCACCGCCGCCACGGGGCTCTTCTCCAGCAACCCCCTCTTCGCGCCGTGGCAAG GGGATTTTACAGGGAGTTTCCCTATACTAAACTCTTTTGCATCTGCATCGGTTCCACCCGCAAACCTGAGCAACCATGCCTCTGGTGGAAACTCTGATGATTCGAGATGTTGCCCAGGATGTCTAGGCAGAAACTCAATTGCCAATGCTGCAGCTGCAGTTGGTCCTGCTGTGGTGAATATTTCTTGTATGCAAG AAAATGGATGGTTGCGAGAGAAGAGCCTTGGATCAGGGACTATAATAGATCCAGATGGGACCATATTGACATGTGCCCATCTTGTTACAGATTTTCAAAGCACAAAACCAGGTCTAAAGGGGAAG GTTAGTGTGAGTTTACAAGATGGTCGGGAATTTGAAGGCGTAGTTCTCAATTTTGACCACCACTCAGATATCGCTGTTCTGAAGATCAAGTCCAAGACACCTTTACCAGCTGCAAGACTTGGATCCTCATGTAAGCTTCGACCAGGTGACTGGGTTGTTGCTTTGGGCTGCCCACTTTCTCTTCAGAATACAGTTACAGCTGGCATTGTAAG TTGTGTTGACCGGAAAAGTAGTGATCTGGGTCTTGGAGGAATACGAAGGGAGTATCTGCAAACAGATTGTGCCATCAATATC GGTAACTCTGGAGGTCCTCTTGTGAACCTCGATGGCGAGATCATTGGAGTTAATGTGATGAAACTTAGGGATGCTGATGGTTTGAGCTTTTCAGTACCGATTGACTATGTCGTGAAAATAGTGGAGCACTTCAAGAAAAATGG GAGAGTTGTACGCCCGTGGCTTGGTTTGAAGATGCTTGATCTTAATCCAATGGTCATTGCGCAACTTAAAGAAAGATCAAGTTCTTTCCCAGATGTAAGCAAAGGTGTGCTTGTTCCAATG TGGATTACCAGGTTACACCAGGCTCGCCAGCCGAACGTGCAGGATTTGCTCCTGGGGACGTAG
- the LOC120963256 gene encoding uncharacterized protein produces the protein MDTPAVDTIMAGADVRVDAGVDAENVEGNDEEHPTPAGKKKRRQYKDEEKQNLFAMILERSSLGKLNHGITKAISETNIPLRTIQLRWLEGKKAGGLQGVLSKRTKNCGRKRIAFNEDAIKDIDLRKRTSLQDLANELNMAKTTLFRRLKEGRLRRHSNAIKSTLTEENKRARVQFCLSLFQPLSIPEEPTFDGMDNVIHIDEKWFYRTRKNQKFYLGLNEEDPKRTTQNKNHIEKVMFLDVVVRPRYDDDGNMTFDGKIGIWPFTFLEEAKRDSKNRDAGTIVTKVLPAVTRKVSQDYMVNKLLPAIKEKWPASDRGYPIIIQQDNAKTHIPVFFAALQALFQKLFPGSLDDIVTKVLQAYGEYPPERSNRIFLTLQSCMREILKLNGGQH, from the exons ATGGACACGCCGGCCGTGGACACGATCATGGCCGGCGCGGACGTACGAG TCGATGCCGGAGTTgatgctgaaaatgttgaaggaAACGACGAGGAACATCCAACTCCAGCTG GCAAGAAAAAGAGAAGGCAGTACAAAGATGAAGAAAAGCAAAATCTATTTGCCATGATCTTGGAGAGGTCTTCTTTGGGTAAATTGAATCATGGAATTACTAAAGCTATCTCCGAAACAAACATTCCTTTGCGAACTATACAACTGAGATGGCTGGAGGGAAAGAAGGCTGGTGGATTGCAGGGAGTCTTGAGCAAGAGGACCAAGAATTGTGGCCGCAAGAGGATTGCTTTCAATGAAGATGCCATAAAGGATATTGATCTAAGAAAGAGAACAAGTCTCCAAGATCTTGCTAATGAGTTGAACATGGCAAAGACTACCTTATTCAGGCGTTTGAAGGAGGGCAGACTCAGGCGGCATTCTAATGCCATCAAATCAACACTGACAGAAGAAAACAAGAGGGCTAGGGTTCAGTTTTGTTTGTCTTTGTTTCAGCCATTAAGCATCCCAGAAGAGCCAACATTTGATGGAATGGACAACGTCATCCACATAGATGAGAAGTGGTTCTATCGCACTCGGAAGAATCAAAAATTCTATTTGGGTCTCAATGAGGAAGATCCGAAGCGTACCACACAAAACAAGAATCACATTGAAAAAGTGATGTTCCTTGATGTGGTGGTGAGGCCTCgatatgatgatgatggcaaCATGACATTTGATGGCAAGATTGGCATATGGCCTTTTACATTCCTAGAGGAGGCTAAGAGGGATAGCAAGAACCGCGACGCGGGAACAATTGTTACTAAGGTGTTGCCGGCGGTGACAAGGAAAGTTAGCCAAGATTACATGGTGAACAAACTTCTTCCTGCCATTAAGGAGAAGTGGCCTGCTTCGGACCGCGGTTATCCTATAATCATACAACAGGACAATGCCAAAACTCATATTCCC GTTTTTTTTGCAGCCCTACAAGCTTTATTTCAGAAGTTGTTCCCAGGTTCACTAGATGACATTGTTACCAAGGTGCTCCAAGCATATGGAGAGTACCCCCCTGAGAGGAGCAACCGCATCTTCCTCACTTTGCAGTCCTGTATGCGGGAGATACTCAAACTTAATGGCGGCCAACACTAA